The proteins below come from a single Vicugna pacos chromosome 13, VicPac4, whole genome shotgun sequence genomic window:
- the CTRC gene encoding chymotrypsin-C produces MLGITVLAALLAYASSCGVPRFPPNLSARVVGGDSAIPHSWPWQISLQYLSSGTWKHTCGGTLISPSHVLTAAHCISNTLTYRVGLGKNNLEVEDEEGSVYVDVDTIYVHENWNSFLIRNDIAVIKLAESVELSDTIQVACLPKEGSLLPQDYPCYVTGWGRLWTNGPIADELQQGLQPIVDHDTCTQRDWWGSTVRDTMVCAGGDGVISACNGDSGGPLNCKAESRSTWEVRGIVSFGSGLGCNTLKKPTVFTRVSAYIDWINEKLQL; encoded by the exons ATGTTGGGCATCACAGTCCTTGCCGCGCTCCTGGCCTACG CCTCCAGCTGCGGGGTCCCCCGCTTCCCGCCCAACCTATCAGCCCGAGTAGTGGGAGGAGACAGTGCCATTCCCCACAGCTGGCCCTGGCAG atCTCCCTCCAGTACCTCAGTAGTGGCACGTGGAAGCACACCTGCGGTGGCACCTTGATCAGCCCCAGTCATGTCCTCACAGCTGCTCACTGCATCAG CAACACCCTGACCTACCGCGTGGGCCTGGGGAAGAACAACCTGGAGGTGGAAGATGAGGAAGGCTCCGTGTACGTGGATGTGGATACCATCTATGTCCACGAGAACTGGAACTCGTTTCTGATTCG CAACGACATTGCCGTCATCAAGCTGGCGGAGTCTGTGGAACTGAGTGACACCATCCAGGTGGCATGCCTGCCGAAGGAGGGCTCCTTGCTGCCTCAGGACTACCCCTGCTACGTCACGGGCTGGGGCCGCCTCTGGA CCAATGGCCCCATTGCCGACGAGCTCCAGCAGGGCCTGCAGCCCATAGTGGACCATGACACGTGTACCCAGAGAGACTGGTGGGGCAGCACGGTGAGGGACACCATGGTGTGCGCCGGGGGCGACGGCGTCATCTCAGCCTGCAAC GGGGACTCGGGCGGCCCACTGAACTGCAAGGCCGAGAGCCGCAGCACCTGGGAGGTGCGGGGCATCGTCAGCTTCGGCTCCGGGCTGGGCTGCAACACCCTCAAGAAGCCCACGGTCTTCACCCGTGTGTCCGCCTACATCGACTGGATCAACGAG AAATTACAGCTGTGA